ACATCATCAATATTATCTAACTCACCATCTAATTTTTCTGTAATTAAATCTCTTATATCGAGTTTTAATTTTTGATCTTCGCTGCTATCACTGTTTGCAAGAACGTGAAGCCGGATAATATTTTCATCCCTTAGTGCACTATATACTCCTTCATCTGAAGTTTCATTAATTTGATTATGAGAAGCAAATAAATAAGGATTAGAAGCTACCTCAGAATATATACACTGGTATACTCCTATAACCAAACTTATAACACCTAGAAGTACAAAAAAACATTTTATATTATACTTTTGTCCTTTTATTTTATTCAATATTCGACCCATCTACGCTCTCCCCCTGCTTCTCTGCTAAAGATTTTTTCAAAGCTTTCAAAGATGTTTTTTCAAGTCTTGATACCTGAGCCTGGGAAATATTTAATTCACTAGAAACTTCCTCCTGAGTTTTGCCCTGGAAAAACCTCAGTATCAAAAGCTCTCTCTTTTTTTCTGGCAGCTTGTCTAAAGCTTCCTTCAGTGCCAAATTTTCAATCCAGGAATCAAAGGTCTCTTTTTCATCTTGAATTTGGTCGAGAACAAGTAAAGGCTCAGTACTATCTGAGAAAACCGGTTCGTGCAAACTCATAGGTGTATTGTTAGCATTCATAGCCAGTACAACTTCTTCAGAAGAGATAGATAGTTCATCTGCAATCTCTTCAAGGGTAGGCTCTTTTTCTTTATCTTTAGACAATTTTTCTTTGGCCCTTGTTATATCTTGACCTAAGTTTTTTAACGAACGGCTTATTCTTATTGAGTTATTATCCCTTAAATATCTTTTTATCTCACCGATTATCATTGGAACCGCATAAGTAGAAAACTTGACATTATGTGTCGGGTCAAAGTTATTAACCGCTTTTAATAATCCTATACAACCAACTTGAAAAAGGTCGTCCATATTTTCATTACGATTCTTAAATTTTTTTAAAACACTTAGTACCAGCCTTAAATTCCCCTGTATAATTGTTGTTTTAGCTTTTTCATCTCCATTCTTGTAGCGCCAAAAGAGTTCTTCTTGTTCTTTAGAATCCAAAACCGGTAGTTTAAAGCTATTTACACCACTAATGGTAACTTTTTTTAGTTTAATTTTTCTCCCCTCCTTTCCTTCCTTCAATTTCCTTCTATTGTGAAGTATTGCCAAATGTTAAATGATTTAGACATTAAATTGTAAATTTTTTTAATAGAATTAATTTGATATAATAGGGACGACTATATTATTCGAAGGGAGAATACACATGGCAAAGCTAACGAGGTTTGGGATATCTATACCGGAAACACTTCTCGTGGAATTTGATAAAGTAATAAATAGGAAGGGATATCCTAATAGAAGTGAGGCTATAAGGGACCTTATAAGGGAACACTTAATTGAAAAGGAATGGACAGACGACAGGGAGGAAGTAGCAGGAACTGTCACACTAGTATATGACCATCATGTTAAGGGGCTAACCAACCATCTAGTAGCTCTGCAGCATGATTATCATGATATGATCTTATCCACAATGCATATACACCTAGATCATGATAACTGTCTAGAGGTTCTTGTAGTTAAAGGAAAAGCAAAGAGGGCTCAGGAAATGGTAGAGCAGATGACCACAGTAAAAGGTGTAAAACATGGAAAGTTTACAATGACCTCAACAGGAAAAAATATTTCATAAAAAAAAAGAAGCGGATACCGCTTCTTTTTTTAAGCTTTATATATTTCATGTTAATTGTTGGTGTTCTTAAGAACGGGCATGTTACCAACGTATCGCAAGAGCTTTTTATTAATTATTTTTAATCTCATATTTTAACTTTTATAATTCTAGGACGATTAGCTAAATCTCTTATAATACAGGTATTTTCTTCTTCCAAAAAAAGTTCTAAAACCTGTTCTTTTTGACTTTCCCCTATTTCTAACAACATAACACCATCTGAAGTTAAGTATTTTTTATATTCTTCTTTTATTTTTTTATAGTAATATAAGCCATCTTCCCCACCATCTAGTGCAATTTTTGGTTCTTTATTTACTTCATCTGATAGATTTTTCATCTCAGAAGTAGGTATATATGGTGGATTTGCTACTATTAGATGAAAACCTTTATTTTGGGGAAAGGAAGAAAAAATATCGCTTTTCTTAAATACTATCTTTTCGTCACTTAATTGCAGCTTATTTTTGTTTTTCCTGGCAACATTTAATACTTCTTCTGAAACATCACTGGCATATATTTTTAATCCATCTTGCAACATCGCAAGGGATAGACCTATAGCTCCACTACCTGTAAAAGGTTCTAAAACAAATAACGGAGGAGAATATTTTTCATTTAGCTCATCGATTGATTTTAAACACTCTTCAACAAGGAGTTCTGTTTCAGGACGGGGAACCAATACATTTTCATCAACACTAAACATAAAGCCCATAAACTCCTTTTCCCCGGTCAAATAGTGATACGGAACACCTTCAGCTCTTTTTTTAATCAACTGCTCAAATTCCTGTGCTTTAGAATTTGTCAATTCGTATTCTGGATAGGTATAAATTATTGCCCTGTCAAAATTTAGAACATATGCTAAAATATAATCGACCTCAGAATATATATCATTTATTTTATTTTTTTCCTTAAAATAATTATAGGCCCATTGCCGGGCCTTCTCTATAGTTAAGCTCATCTTCAATTATATCTCCCTACAATTTTTACTCTTCTTCTATTCTACTTCCTGTAAAAGCTCGGCCTTCTCATACATAACTAACTTCTCAATAAGCTCTTCAATCTCGCCTTCAAGTATATGTTCTAATTTATGAAGGGTCAGGTTTATCCTATGATCAGTCACACGGCCCTGCGGGAAGTTATAAGTTCTAATTCTTTCACTTCTGTCCCCGCTTCCAACCTGGCTTTTTCTGGCCTCAGCTTCTTCTTCTTCTTTTTCTTGTTGATATTTATCAAGTAGCCTTGCCTTAAGAACCCGCATCGCCTTTGCTTTATTTTTGTGCTGGGATTTTTCATCCTGACAGCTAACCACTATTCCTGTGGGTTCGTGGGTTATTCTTACGGCAGACTGAGTAGTATTAACACTTTGCCCTCCCGGACCAGTAGAACAAAAAGTATCTATACGCAGGTCTTTCTGTTCAATCTCGACGTCTACATCTTCTGCTTCAGGTAACACTGCAACAGTAGCAGTAGAGGTATGAATCCTTCCTCCTGATTCAGTTGAAGGGATTCTCTGTACCCTGTGAACACCACTTTCATATTTTAATTTTGAAAAAGCACCTTTCCCTTTTACAAAAAACACCACTTCTTTAAAGCCTTTCATATCGGTTTGGTGTGAATCAACGATCTCTACCTTCCAGTTGTTTAGCTCTGCATATTTAGAGTACATCCTAAAAAGATCACCTGCAAATAAGGCAGCCTCATCACCACCTGTTCCTGCCCTAATTTCAACAAAAACGTTTTTGTCATCATTTGGATCTTTAGGTACCATCAGCATCTTTATTTCTTCTTCTAAAGATGCTTTTTTATCTTCAAGCTCCTCTACCTCCTGCTTGAAAGATTCTTTCATCTCATCGTCAGCTTCCTCATCAAGAAGTTCCCTGGCATCTTCTACGTCTTCTTTGACTTTTTTATATTCATTGTATTTTTCTATTATATCTTTTAGAGAAGAATATTCCTTTGAATATTCTTTAAACGTTCCCTGATCATTAATGATCTCAGGGTCTGACATTAACTTTTCTAATTCTTTAAATCTATTTTCAAGTGATTCTAGCTTATCAAACATCTTTACACCTCACAAAAATTCCAATTTAACCTGATTTATCAAAATTAAATTCTAAATACTTTAATTTCTTAAGTCTGCTTTTTTTCTTCGATAGTTTCTAAAGCTCTAATAGCAACTTCTAACTGCTGTTTATCTGGTTCTCTAGTAGTAAGCTTCTGCAAAAATAACCCTGGATACGATATCAGGCGTGTAATAAAATTATTTTTCCTTCCAGCAAACCTAATCACTTCATATGACAGACCAGCCACTATCGGCAGTATCAAAAGCCTAATGCCAAATCTGGCTAAAAGGTTTGGCCAGCCAAAAAAGGAAAATAGAATTATGCTTACCATCATAACTATCAATAAAAAGCTTGTGCCACACCTGGGATGTAATGGGCTAAAATCTTTGGCATTTTCGGGAGTTAGTTCTTTGTTTGCTTCATGGCAGTGAATTACTTTATGCTCAGCTCCGTGATATTGGAACACTCGTTGAATGTCTTCAATACGTGAAATTGCAAGAACATATATCAAAAAGATACTAACCCTTACAACACCTTCTCCCAAATTTATATAAAAGGGAACCCCAATTGAGTTAGAGGCAAATCCCATTAAAAATGTAGGGAGAAAAAAGAACAGGCCGATACCCATTGTCAAAGCAAAAGCAATGGTCAAAAATAGCTGAAAGTTAGTTAGCTCCTCTTCGTCTTCGTCAAGAGCTTCATTGGCCGAATAGGTTAGAGTCTTAATCCCAAGAACAAGGGACTCAAAGAAAGCTACAATGCCTCTTAAAACAGGAGCTTTCAACATGGGGATCCTACTGCTGAGTGAATTCACCTCTTCAAATTTAAGAGAAATATCTTCACCAGGCTTTCTAACGGCTACACAAACTTTTCCCTTGTCGCGCATCATTACACCTTCAATAACTGCTTGACCTCCTATTGGATCTTTGCCCAATTTAAAAGACCTCCCCTACAAAAATAGCAGAGCATAGCGGCCCTGCCATAAATAAATTCTCTATTCAAGCCCATATTTTCTCTTAAATTTCTCAACTCGACCGCCACTATCAACAAATTTTTGTTTGCCAGTAAAGAATGGGTGGCAGTTGGAACAAATTTCTACACGCAAACTCTCTTTAGTAGAGCCTGTTTCAAAGCTAGCACCACAGGCACACTTTATAGTCGTCACTTCATATTTAGGTTGTATTTCTGCTTTCATTAATTTTCACCTCTCCTTCAAAATCCTCAAAAGTTGGCAAAGCTAATAATACCATAATATAATTTAAATGGCAATAGCACACTCAGAAACTTTTCACATTCAAAAACTGTACATTTTCTTTAAAAATACTTCATTGCTTTCAGTCGTTTTAAGTTTTTCTACCACTGACTCGATAAAGTTTTCTGACGAGGTATCATTCATAGCCTTTCTAAGGCTCCATAATAACTCTAAATTATCACTATCTATTAACAGCTCTTCTCTTCTCGTACCTGATCTAAATATATCGATCGCAGGGAAGATTCTTCTGTCAGCAAGCTTTCTGCTCAAATGAAGCTCCATGTTCCCTGTACCTTTAAATTCTTCATAAATTACATCATCCATTTTACTACCTGTCTCTACCAAAGCAGTGGAAAGTATTGTTAAACTTCCACCTTCTTCAATATTTCTTGCAGCCCCAAAGAATTTTTTGGGTTTGTATAGAGCTGCCGGATCAATCCCTCCAGAAAGAGTCCTACCGCTTGGAGGTATTACTAAATTATACGCCCTTGCAAGTCTTGTCATTGAGTCTAAGAGTATGACTACATCTTTTTTGTGCTCAACTAATCTCTGAGCCCTTTCAAGAACAAGCTCTGCTAGCTTAATATGATTTTCCGGATAGTTATCAAATGTGGAACTTAAAACCTGACCATGAGCTGCTCTTTCAATATCTGTCACTTCTTCTGGGCGCTCATCTATTAATAATATTATAATTTCAACTTCCGGATGATTCTGTGCAATACAGTTAGCAAGCTGCTTTAATAATATAGTTTTCCCAGCTTTGGGCGGACTTACTATCATTCCCCTCTGCCCTTTCCCAATTGGGGCAAAAAGATCTATAATCCTTGGAGGATATAGATTTTGACTCACTTCTAACTTTAACCTAGAATCTGGATGTATAGGTGTTAAAGATGAAAATGAGTCTCTAGTA
The Natranaerofaba carboxydovora genome window above contains:
- the nikR gene encoding nickel-responsive transcriptional regulator NikR; the encoded protein is MAKLTRFGISIPETLLVEFDKVINRKGYPNRSEAIRDLIREHLIEKEWTDDREEVAGTVTLVYDHHVKGLTNHLVALQHDYHDMILSTMHIHLDHDNCLEVLVVKGKAKRAQEMVEQMTTVKGVKHGKFTMTSTGKNIS
- the rpmE gene encoding 50S ribosomal protein L31: MKAEIQPKYEVTTIKCACGASFETGSTKESLRVEICSNCHPFFTGKQKFVDSGGRVEKFKRKYGLE
- the prfA gene encoding peptide chain release factor 1; the encoded protein is MFDKLESLENRFKELEKLMSDPEIINDQGTFKEYSKEYSSLKDIIEKYNEYKKVKEDVEDARELLDEEADDEMKESFKQEVEELEDKKASLEEEIKMLMVPKDPNDDKNVFVEIRAGTGGDEAALFAGDLFRMYSKYAELNNWKVEIVDSHQTDMKGFKEVVFFVKGKGAFSKLKYESGVHRVQRIPSTESGGRIHTSTATVAVLPEAEDVDVEIEQKDLRIDTFCSTGPGGQSVNTTQSAVRITHEPTGIVVSCQDEKSQHKNKAKAMRVLKARLLDKYQQEKEEEEAEARKSQVGSGDRSERIRTYNFPQGRVTDHRINLTLHKLEHILEGEIEELIEKLVMYEKAELLQEVE
- the rho gene encoding transcription termination factor Rho: MEMKELEQKNLSELQKIAAEHDVKNYTKLKKCDLIFKIIEKDIEDDGYQFANGVLEVMPDGYGFLRQEDFFSSGDDIYISASQIRRFGLRTGDLVAGKVRPPKDSERYKALLHVFSVNSRPPEEASTRDSFSSLTPIHPDSRLKLEVSQNLYPPRIIDLFAPIGKGQRGMIVSPPKAGKTILLKQLANCIAQNHPEVEIIILLIDERPEEVTDIERAAHGQVLSSTFDNYPENHIKLAELVLERAQRLVEHKKDVVILLDSMTRLARAYNLVIPPSGRTLSGGIDPAALYKPKKFFGAARNIEEGGSLTILSTALVETGSKMDDVIYEEFKGTGNMELHLSRKLADRRIFPAIDIFRSGTRREELLIDSDNLELLWSLRKAMNDTSSENFIESVVEKLKTTESNEVFLKKMYSF
- a CDS encoding DUF1385 domain-containing protein, whose amino-acid sequence is MGKDPIGGQAVIEGVMMRDKGKVCVAVRKPGEDISLKFEEVNSLSSRIPMLKAPVLRGIVAFFESLVLGIKTLTYSANEALDEDEEELTNFQLFLTIAFALTMGIGLFFFLPTFLMGFASNSIGVPFYINLGEGVVRVSIFLIYVLAISRIEDIQRVFQYHGAEHKVIHCHEANKELTPENAKDFSPLHPRCGTSFLLIVMMVSIILFSFFGWPNLLARFGIRLLILPIVAGLSYEVIRFAGRKNNFITRLISYPGLFLQKLTTREPDKQQLEVAIRALETIEEKKQT
- the prmC gene encoding peptide chain release factor N(5)-glutamine methyltransferase, giving the protein MSLTIEKARQWAYNYFKEKNKINDIYSEVDYILAYVLNFDRAIIYTYPEYELTNSKAQEFEQLIKKRAEGVPYHYLTGEKEFMGFMFSVDENVLVPRPETELLVEECLKSIDELNEKYSPPLFVLEPFTGSGAIGLSLAMLQDGLKIYASDVSEEVLNVARKNKNKLQLSDEKIVFKKSDIFSSFPQNKGFHLIVANPPYIPTSEMKNLSDEVNKEPKIALDGGEDGLYYYKKIKEEYKKYLTSDGVMLLEIGESQKEQVLELFLEEENTCIIRDLANRPRIIKVKI
- the sigG gene encoding RNA polymerase sporulation sigma factor SigG, encoding MKLKKVTISGVNSFKLPVLDSKEQEELFWRYKNGDEKAKTTIIQGNLRLVLSVLKKFKNRNENMDDLFQVGCIGLLKAVNNFDPTHNVKFSTYAVPMIIGEIKRYLRDNNSIRISRSLKNLGQDITRAKEKLSKDKEKEPTLEEIADELSISSEEVVLAMNANNTPMSLHEPVFSDSTEPLLVLDQIQDEKETFDSWIENLALKEALDKLPEKKRELLILRFFQGKTQEEVSSELNISQAQVSRLEKTSLKALKKSLAEKQGESVDGSNIE